Part of the Bradyrhizobium sp. AZCC 1721 genome, GGCCTCGATTTCATAAGCCGGCACCCACACAGTGTAGATCGACAGCAGGCGGGTCACTCCGCAGACCGCGACGAAGATCGCGAATGTCAAGAATACGCCCCGGAACATCAGCTCATGGTGGCGCCGCCACACGAAGAACGCGAGGACGAACGCCGTAGCAAAGAAGGCGCCGGCGAGTATCGCGTCGGAAATGACATTCAGCCAGATCAGTTCCGGCTTCCACAATAAGCACGCGCCGTGCGCGGTGAGCGTCGACATGTGGATAGCTCCAACAAGCGGCTGCAAACATGCAACCGCAATCCTCCGATCCGTCCGTCGGAGCGACGGAAATTATTCAGGTTTTTCGCCACCCGCACAAGCGCAGCGCTGACCTCGGCGAATGTTGCTGCGCCCGCACGAGAGCCATCAAACCCGCATGTTGCATTCCCGGGAACAACCAGGCGGAGGTTTCGTCGAGGCTCAACAGATTGGCTTTCGGAACGGCCCTCCGCTGGGCGTGCCGGCCAAGCCTCGGATGTCAGTGGCCTTTAGCGGACATGTCTGCCAGACCAACTGATGCCGATTTCGTGGGCAAACCGACATGCGGCTGGACGCGCCGCATCCACATCGATGCGTCGATGGGTAGCTGCCGCACTCCGGAACGTCTCCTCCCGCCCCTCGTTTTTCGTTCATCCATCTAGCCGGAGGAGAATCCCATGGCACTGGAGGCAAACGAAACCGGCAACCTGATCGGCAGCGACAAGGTCGAGGGAACTGCCGTCTATGGCGCCGATCGCAACAAGATCGGCTCGATCGAGCGCGTCATGATTGACAAGAAGAGCGGCCGAGTGTCCTACGCCGTGCTCTCCTTCGGCGGCTTTCTCGGCATCGGCGACGACCACTATCCTCTACCCTGGCAATCGCTGAAATACGATACCTCGCTCGGCGGCTACGTCACCGGCGTGACGGAAGCGCAGCTCAAGAGCGCGCCGCATTACGGCAGCGACAACGCCTGGAACTGGAGCGATCCGACCCGGACCCGCGCCGTCAACGACTACTACGGGATCGCTATGTAATCGCGGTTACGCCCTAACCTCCGAAAGGCCCGCCTTGATGGCGGGCCTCTTTCGCTTGGCAGGGGCGAACGCAAACGCAGAAGCCAGCGTTCGCCTGTCAGCGGAGAACTATTCCTGCTGCCTTGCGTTGTGAACTGCGAAAGGCGGAGCAATGGGAAAATTCTTCTTGATCGTTATCGCTGTCAGCGTCGCCGTTTTGCTGGCGATGAGCGCGTACGTCATCAGCCTGTGACAACGATACGGTTGCCAAACAACTCGATCAAACAGCGCCCGGCGTGGAATCGGCCACTGGTCAGCCAAAAAGCAGGCCCCGGCGCCTCTCGGGGGAAGATTGCGCCAGAGCCTGAAGGGTTGCCTCGTGTCCAAAAACACGATTGCATAATTTTCCCGACCAGAAATCGTTCCCCGCCCGAACGTTACTTCTTCATGGTTCCCGCGGGAGAAAGTAGCATCGCCCTTCTTGTCCACGGCGCCTGCGGTCTCCGCGCCCTGCGTACCGGCGTTCTTGGATGAGGGCCTGGAGTTGCTGGTCGTGGTGCCGATTGCGCCGTTCTTCATGGCGGCTCCGCCCGGTAGCAGCACCTCGGGGTGCGCAAGTTTGTCGCAGGGCGACATCAACGGAGCGAGCAACCGCGCGGACGAGCGGCGAAGGTTCTTCGAGCCCGGCAAAGTTTTGATTAACCATTAATTAATTCGCCGGCGACGATGGCAATGGATCCATGGCCGGGGAGACGGCCGGGGAAAGCACGATATAAGCCGGCTAGACTCATTGCGCAGGGCAGCGCCGGTGATCGGCACATCATTACCGTATGCTTACTACCAATACACACGGATGGCGGGTGCTGCGGGCATCTGGCGCTCCCGCTCCCTCTTTCTTTTTTGAGGGAACCCGTTAGCATGACCCGGCAAGCCGCGGGGACGCGAGCACACACCCAGTTGTCATTCGCCCGAGAAGCAGGCGATCGAGTATTCCAGAGACCGCAGTGATGGAAACGACAGGTCGCGGCGTACTGGCTACCCCGCAAGTGCGGGGTGTGACCATTTCTTGTGGGGCCATGCTGCTTCTCTTCCTCGTGATCCTGATTCCGGCCTCGCCTGCATTCGCCGAGCCGTGCAGCAAGCCGACGGCGCGCTCCAAGATTGCCGAGACGCTCCGCCTCGCCTCGGAGCAGCGGCCGGTCAATCTCACGTTTCGCACCGGTGCCGACGGCGTGAAACTATCGATCGGCCTCAAGACGAAATATCCCGACGATATGACCATCATCCTGCAGAATGACTTCGAGCAGTTGAACGTAAGGGATGACCGCTTCGATGTCCTGCTACGATTAAGGGGGGCTCGTGAACGGGTCACCGTCCCCTTCAATGCAATCAAATCATTCTGGGATAAGTCCGAGCTGAAGTGCTCCGACGGCTGATGCCTCACTCCGGCGTCGCGCGCCGGATCAGGGCGCAGAGCCCTGTCATCCGTGCGATCGGGTGTTCGACGAACAGGCGGCAGGAAGCGATAGCGCCCTTCAGCGTGTCCGGCGGCCCCGGCGGCTTCAGTTGCTTTGCGAGAGTCGCACCATGCGCGTGCCCGAGCGCGCGAGTCGAAAGCGTCAGCGCGTTCAGTCGCCCTTCCCGCTGCAGTGGCGCCAGCATCGTTCGCACCAGCGCTAGATAGGACGGCCAGTACGCCAGATGCCTGTACATACTCGCAATCAGTTGCGGCTGGGTGTCCTCGCCGAACGTATTCAGTTCGGCGACCAGCGTCGCCACCTCGGGGTCCAGCGCCTCCATCGGCGGCAGTTCCGGAATTTTGGTGCCAGGCGCCGTTGGCGCTGTATCGACGGGGCTCACGACATTGGCCGGGCACGGCTCATAATGCGCCAGCAACGCCGAGAGCACGACGAGCGCGAGCGCATTGGTATACTGATAGCTGTCGAGCACGTCACGAATCAGCGCGCGCTCGGTCTCGTCCACGCCTACGGCGAGCAAGGTGTCGATGGAGAAGCCGGGCCAATCCGGCAGCGCGATCGTTCGCCTGACAGCTTCGGCATGCAATGGCGCGTCGCCGAGATAGAGCGGTCGCATCGTCGCCCACGTCCATTCCAGCGCGCCCGGCATGGTCGCGAGGTTGCGCCAGATCAGGTTGACCACGCTGGTGCCGAGCACCTTGCGGATGTCGGCATAGATGTCTGCGATTTCGCCTCTCGCCTCGGATTCGAGAACCGACGGAACGCTCTCAGCCATCACTCTCACTCCGACCGCAGGGGGCAAAGCCAACGGTCGCGCGAACGCGCGCCCGATGACAGGCTCCGCGTACCCACCGACACAAAAAAGGTGGGCACGGCGCAAGCGCGCCTTTGCCCACGCTACGAGATCTACGCAAAAGTCGCGGTTACCGTCCCCAGCCCCTCCAACTCCATCTTCACGGCATCGCCCTGGTCGAGCCACACGGTTTTCAAAAGGCTGCCGGTGAGAACGATCTGCCCGGCATGCAGCCCCGTGCCCTCTTCGGCGAGATGATTGGCAAGCCAGGCCAGCGCGTTGTGGGGATGGCCGAGCACGTCGGCGCCGGTGCCGCGGCCCACCTCCTTGCCGTTGACGAGGGCACGGCCCTTGGCCGTGAGCAGGTCCGGCGCCTTGGTGCGCGCCACCGCCTTGCCGAGCACGCAGCCTGCGGCGAAGAAATCGTCCGCGACCAGCGTCGGCGCGCCCATCGTCTCCCATTTGACGTACCGGTCGTCGACGATCTCGATTGCTGGGTGATACGCCTCGATTGCCTCCATCACCCACTCCGCGGTGAACGGGGCTTCTGACGGAGCGAGACTACGTGCCAGCCGCACCGCGATCTCGCATTCGACGCCGACGCGGACATAATCGCCGAAGCGCAGCTTGGCACCGGAGTCATGCACGCCCTTGGCGAACACGCCACCGCCGCAAGGATGGGGAATGTCGAGATATTCCTGCATCACCGGGCTGGTGCAGCCGATCTTGTAGCCGACCAGCGCGCCGGTCTGCGGCAGCAGCAGATCGTGGACGGCGCGTTGGATCTGATAGCCTTCGGCTTCATCTGCAGGCGCTAGCTCAGGCGGCAGCGCGGCCAGCGGCGCGCAATTGCGGCGGGCGGTAGCGATGTTCTGTGCGGCCGCGAGAATCTTGTCCATCAGCGGCGGCTTTCATGGTTGCAGCCTGTTGCGCTGACCGCCCCTCGCGGTCAGCCGCCAGGCCCTGCCTATTCGTCCCGATAAACCTTCTCGCGCTTCTCGTGACGTTCCTGCGCTTCCACCGACAGCGTTGCAATGGGGCGGGCCTCCAGCCGCTTGAGCGAGATCGGTTCGCCGGTCTCCTCGCAATAGCCGTAGGTGTTGTCCTCGATGCGTTGCAGCGCCGCGTCGATCTTGGAGATCAATTTGCGCTGGCGGTCGCGGGCGCGCAGTTCGATGGCGCGATCGGTTTCGGAAGAGGCGCGATCAGCGAGATCCGGATGATTGACGTTCTCTTCCTGAAGTGTCTGCAGTGTGATCTTCGATTCCCTCAGGATCTCGTCCTTCCACGCCAGCAGCTTGGCGCGAAAATACTCGCGCTGGCGGTCGTTCATGAAAGGCTCTTTTTCGGAGGGTCGATAATTCTTCAACTTTTCCAAGGCCAGCCCATCTTCGCGTGCAAGGCGGGGCGGAAAATTGTCCGTCCGCGCGGGCCTTATATAGCGGCGGGTTGTGACAGACAATATGAGCCGTCTCCTTGGGGGTACCTCCCCCAAGGCCTTGCACAGGCAAAGTTATCGGGACCGCCTGGCGCTAGTAGCCGACTGTGAAGCGCTGGCGGATATGGGCGGGACGCTCGATCTCGTCGGCGAGTGCAACTGCGAAATCCTCGAAGGAAATCGAACTTTTGCCGTCGGCAGCGGTCAAAAGCTGGTCGGTCCCGAGGCGGAACTTGCCAGTTCGCTCGCCGGCGGTGAACAGGGCCGAGGGCGACAGGAAGGTCCAGTTGAGTTCCTTTTCGGCCCGGAGCAGATCGAGGAAGGCGGCGCCCTTTTCGGCTTCCGCCTTGTATGCCACGGGAAAACCCGGGGTAGTGACCAGCCGAACGCCCGGAGCCACTTCAAGACTGCCGGCGCCCCCGACCACGAGGTAGCGGCCAACCTTCGAATCCTTGGCAGCGCCGATCAGCTTGGCCGGGTCGCTGGCGAGAAAGTGGATCGAACTGATCGCGGCATCATGACCGGCAAGCAGCCGGGCCAGTCCCGCCTGGTCCATGGCATCGCCTGCGGTGGGCGTGACATTGGCCTGGGCGGCGATCTTTTCGGGATGGCGGGCGATGGCGGTCACGGTGTGGCCGCGGCGGGCGAGTTCGGCGGTGATGCGCGAACCGGCATTGCCGGACGCGCCGATGACGGCGATTTTCATGGAGGTCTCCCTTGCGATACGCAAACGTGGTATCCAATGGTGACTAGATAGCGAAATGACTGTAAGTGTTAAGAGAGCACTTTTGGGTCACCTGATTACGCCGGAGTAAC contains:
- a CDS encoding PRC-barrel domain-containing protein; amino-acid sequence: MALEANETGNLIGSDKVEGTAVYGADRNKIGSIERVMIDKKSGRVSYAVLSFGGFLGIGDDHYPLPWQSLKYDTSLGGYVTGVTEAQLKSAPHYGSDNAWNWSDPTRTRAVNDYYGIAM
- a CDS encoding ClpXP protease specificity-enhancing factor SspB; this translates as METTGRGVLATPQVRGVTISCGAMLLLFLVILIPASPAFAEPCSKPTARSKIAETLRLASEQRPVNLTFRTGADGVKLSIGLKTKYPDDMTIILQNDFEQLNVRDDRFDVLLRLRGARERVTVPFNAIKSFWDKSELKCSDG
- a CDS encoding 2-keto-4-pentenoate hydratase, which produces MDKILAAAQNIATARRNCAPLAALPPELAPADEAEGYQIQRAVHDLLLPQTGALVGYKIGCTSPVMQEYLDIPHPCGGGVFAKGVHDSGAKLRFGDYVRVGVECEIAVRLARSLAPSEAPFTAEWVMEAIEAYHPAIEIVDDRYVKWETMGAPTLVADDFFAAGCVLGKAVARTKAPDLLTAKGRALVNGKEVGRGTGADVLGHPHNALAWLANHLAEEGTGLHAGQIVLTGSLLKTVWLDQGDAVKMELEGLGTVTATFA
- the dksA gene encoding RNA polymerase-binding protein DksA; amino-acid sequence: MNDRQREYFRAKLLAWKDEILRESKITLQTLQEENVNHPDLADRASSETDRAIELRARDRQRKLISKIDAALQRIEDNTYGYCEETGEPISLKRLEARPIATLSVEAQERHEKREKVYRDE
- a CDS encoding NAD(P)-dependent oxidoreductase yields the protein MKIAVIGASGNAGSRITAELARRGHTVTAIARHPEKIAAQANVTPTAGDAMDQAGLARLLAGHDAAISSIHFLASDPAKLIGAAKDSKVGRYLVVGGAGSLEVAPGVRLVTTPGFPVAYKAEAEKGAAFLDLLRAEKELNWTFLSPSALFTAGERTGKFRLGTDQLLTAADGKSSISFEDFAVALADEIERPAHIRQRFTVGY